One window of the Candidatus Saccharibacteria bacterium genome contains the following:
- a CDS encoding co-chaperone GroES, with translation MSVPIQPLADYVVAQHEEAAKKTASGLYIPGNAQEKPTVAKVVAVAVGVRDIKVGDRIVYKSYSQTEVKVESETFLLVKEEDVLATVK, from the coding sequence ATGAGTGTACCCATTCAGCCGCTAGCAGATTACGTGGTGGCGCAGCACGAAGAGGCGGCCAAAAAGACAGCCAGCGGCCTGTATATACCGGGCAATGCCCAAGAAAAGCCAACAGTTGCAAAGGTAGTCGCCGTAGCGGTTGGCGTGCGCGATATAAAAGTCGGCGACCGGATTGTGTATAAAAGCTACAGCCAAACAGAGGTGAAGGTAGAGAGCGAAACATTTCTGCTTGTCAAAGAAGAAGACGTCCTTGCAACTGTTAAATAG
- a CDS encoding amidinotransferase produces the protein MQPQMNKTVLMSGAEYFDDGQAINPFMDSAQVVDVARAIAEHTQLRETLESIGVTVVKTAAPPDLQDGVYTANWALVRGDKAVLSSLPPSRCGEQRYAEEALKKLGKRVYTVPNDRKFSGQGDALPCGNYLFCGSGYRTDPEVHPYLAETLGYEVMTLRTIPQIDKTGNPVTNPVSGWADSYFYDLDLALSVLRFPAAEQKGLIAWCPEAFMPESRDTLANFGGVEKIEVSFAEAKEAFACNLVSTGSTVVMSANAPELRAAIEAHGLQTITLSMPELAKGGGFIRCTTLTLDNE, from the coding sequence ATGCAACCACAGATGAACAAAACGGTACTTATGAGTGGGGCTGAATACTTCGATGATGGGCAGGCCATAAACCCGTTTATGGATAGTGCACAGGTTGTCGACGTAGCACGAGCCATCGCAGAGCACACGCAGCTTCGGGAGACGCTTGAAAGTATAGGTGTTACCGTAGTCAAGACCGCTGCGCCGCCAGACCTGCAAGACGGGGTCTACACCGCCAACTGGGCACTGGTGCGTGGCGACAAAGCCGTGCTATCTAGCCTACCACCATCACGCTGTGGCGAACAGCGCTACGCCGAAGAAGCTCTGAAGAAGCTCGGGAAACGGGTTTATACCGTACCAAATGACCGAAAGTTTAGCGGCCAGGGTGATGCCCTTCCCTGTGGCAATTATCTCTTTTGCGGCAGCGGCTACCGCACAGACCCCGAAGTTCATCCATACCTAGCAGAAACGCTCGGCTATGAAGTAATGACCCTTCGCACCATCCCCCAGATAGACAAAACCGGAAACCCAGTAACAAACCCTGTTTCTGGCTGGGCCGATAGCTATTTTTATGACCTTGACCTTGCGCTGTCCGTGCTTCGGTTCCCCGCCGCAGAACAAAAAGGCCTTATTGCCTGGTGCCCAGAAGCTTTTATGCCTGAGTCTCGCGATACCCTTGCCAACTTTGGTGGTGTTGAAAAAATAGAGGTGAGCTTTGCCGAGGCGAAAGAAGCCTTTGCCTGCAATCTCGTTAGCACTGGCAGTACTGTTGTTATGAGCGCAAACGCTCCTGAACTTCGGGCCGCCATAGAAGCTCACGGTCTTCAGACTATCACACTCAGCATGCCCGAACTGGCCAAGGGTGGTGGTTTTATCCGCTGCACCACCCTCACCCTTGACAATGAATAG